In Bacillota bacterium, the genomic window CCGTCGGCCGGCGCTCCTTCTGCGCCAGCAGCAGCCAGACGGTGCCGTTGAGGCGCACCAGGCGGCTGCGGCGAACGGGCGCCACTCGCACCTCAATCCGGTGCGGCCGGCCCTGGATGGGAATGACGCGCGCGCCGAGTGGCGCCGGCGGCGTCCTGGCGTGGCTGCGTTTCATTCCGGAAAGGCGAGGCCCAGCTCCGAGGCGAGGCTGGCCAGGCGCGCATGCAGGGCATCCGGGACGGGAATTCCCTCCCGGAGGCGCTCGGCACGCACCCGGGCGCCGCGCTCGCCCGGAACGCGGACGGGCTCGGCAGGGTCCTGCGGCGGAACGGCCCGCAGGCGGCGCGCCAGAGCGTCGGCCCGGCGCTTGAACGCTTCGGCCGGCATGAACGCGGCCACGTTGATGGCCGCGGCGAAGTGACCGGTGTTCTGGGGCGCCCCCTGGGACTCCCAGGCAATGCTGTCACCGAACCCTGCGCCCGTGAGCACCCCTGCCAGCACGTCGATGAGGATCCCCAGCGCGTACCCTTTGTAGCCCAGCGGCAATAGCGCCCCGGAACGGCCCGCCGCCGCATCGGTGGTCGGATGCCCCGCCTCGTCGACGGCCCATCCCAGGGGGATGGGCTCGCCGGCCTCGGCAGCGGCCGTAATGCGCCGGAACGCCACCACGCTCATCGCAAAGTCCATCGCGATGGGCGGCTCTTCGAGAGTGGGGATGGCGGCGGCCAGCGGCATGTTGTGCATGGCGCGGCGGGTGCCGCCGTACGGCGCCATGACGGCAGGGCCGTTGCTGCCGGCCAGCCCGATCATGTCGTGCGCCAGGGCCATCATCGCGTAATAGATCCCGGCGCCGAAGTGCGTCGAGCGGCGCACCCCCACCATCGCCACGCCCGCCTCCCGGGCGAGCGAAATGGCGTGCTCCATGGCCCGGTATTCGGCGAGCACGCCCAGGGCGTTGTCCGCGTCGAGCACCGCCGCCCCGGGCCCGCCGCCCGTCAGGCGCATGTCGGGCCGGGGGTTGTACACCCCTTTGCGCAGGTTGCGGGCGTACATGGGCAAGAGCGCAATCCCATGCGTGTCGACGCCTCGGAGGCTGGTCTCCACCAGGACGCTCGAGCAGATGGCGGCGTCCTGATCCGGCATGCCGGCGCGCACGAACGCGCTGCGGCAAAACTCGAGCGCCGCCTCCGGGCTGAGGTGCCGCCCGGCGGC contains:
- a CDS encoding Ldh family oxidoreductase, which gives rise to MESSAESKKAGAAAGRHLSPEAALEFCRSAFVRAGMPDQDAAICSSVLVETSLRGVDTHGIALLPMYARNLRKGVYNPRPDMRLTGGGPGAAVLDADNALGVLAEYRAMEHAISLAREAGVAMVGVRRSTHFGAGIYYAMMALAHDMIGLAGSNGPAVMAPYGGTRRAMHNMPLAAAIPTLEEPPIAMDFAMSVVAFRRITAAAEAGEPIPLGWAVDEAGHPTTDAAAGRSGALLPLGYKGYALGILIDVLAGVLTGAGFGDSIAWESQGAPQNTGHFAAAINVAAFMPAEAFKRRADALARRLRAVPPQDPAEPVRVPGERGARVRAERLREGIPVPDALHARLASLASELGLAFPE